A genome region from Neptunomonas japonica JAMM 1380 includes the following:
- a CDS encoding glycine-rich domain-containing protein has protein sequence MLTSISIQNHSDTLHPLVASLDFSRLKHKYTASTEAEMTAVEWDHAQREYQRFLTLKTLHPQEVLVPTKEVDTIWHAHILDTRSYRHDCERLFGRFIDHYPYFGIYGDDDYTNLQNAFERTCELYEKHFGPIPEQSNATRCTDHACHVVSTCACRVSGACN, from the coding sequence ATGCTTACATCAATAAGTATTCAGAATCATTCTGATACATTGCATCCGTTGGTCGCTAGCTTAGACTTTTCTCGCCTAAAGCATAAATATACAGCTTCAACAGAAGCTGAGATGACTGCTGTCGAATGGGACCACGCCCAACGTGAATACCAGCGCTTTCTTACATTAAAAACACTCCACCCTCAAGAAGTGCTGGTTCCAACAAAGGAGGTAGATACCATTTGGCATGCCCATATCTTGGATACTCGCTCTTACCGTCATGACTGCGAACGTTTGTTTGGCCGTTTCATTGATCACTATCCGTATTTTGGAATATATGGTGATGATGACTACACCAACTTACAGAATGCATTTGAGCGCACCTGCGAGTTATATGAAAAACATTTTGGTCCAATTCCAGAGCAATCTAATGCTACACGCTGTACTGATCATGCGTGTCATGTGGTAAGTACTTGTGCATGTCGTGTTTCTGGTGCTTGCAATTAA
- a CDS encoding alpha-amylase: MTKKIRPADNSSNIQNSNKGTPGTNHQHDQNQGNRGKQKNPNHRPS, from the coding sequence ATGACTAAGAAAATCCGTCCAGCTGATAACTCTAGCAATATTCAAAACTCTAATAAAGGAACACCTGGTACGAATCATCAACATGATCAAAACCAAGGTAATCGCGGTAAACAGAAAAACCCTAACCACCGCCCAAGCTAA
- a CDS encoding NYN domain-containing protein, whose product MEKSKIAIFVDVENLTKWVKEDGLEKLVTDLGSTSGRIVTRKAYGVWSNNHISNLQAPLNRLGFDLVHSFHPVSGKNSADIQLTMDVLESAIRATDIEHIVLATGDSDFSPLFRRLREMGKEVIGVGPRSPLSECVKSSCTRYIYTDVAEEQEAQYELSEAVAMVETMLNEYGDPMGLSTLKNQLISMDNAFDERNWGYTNFSAFIRDIQSVEMFQEKGKTHWLGQLKRKAVKQGSLSDLQPANTETYRQLLRTMNWPFVPRSLIINIHDALLNTQPIEVSDLKENLFQLVSVKHKSKLMIGTTANDIKKGLTVLFKAKLFDVTADKEDEKYWKYVGKANYLSEINKAMIVRVQSACGKEHVAFDSKQLQPLLYPKS is encoded by the coding sequence ATGGAAAAGTCAAAAATAGCAATATTTGTAGATGTCGAAAACCTCACTAAATGGGTAAAAGAAGACGGACTGGAGAAGCTAGTCACGGATTTGGGCAGTACCTCAGGTCGGATCGTTACACGTAAAGCCTATGGCGTGTGGAGTAACAACCACATATCAAACCTACAGGCTCCACTGAACCGCTTGGGGTTCGATCTTGTTCATAGCTTTCACCCTGTTAGTGGTAAAAACTCTGCAGATATCCAACTCACTATGGATGTACTGGAAAGCGCTATCCGCGCAACCGATATTGAACATATTGTATTAGCCACTGGGGATTCTGACTTTTCACCCTTGTTTCGGCGGTTGCGCGAAATGGGCAAAGAGGTGATCGGTGTTGGCCCGCGATCGCCATTAAGTGAGTGTGTTAAGTCCTCCTGTACACGTTATATCTATACCGATGTAGCAGAGGAGCAAGAAGCGCAATACGAACTGAGTGAAGCAGTGGCAATGGTTGAAACCATGCTCAATGAGTATGGTGACCCAATGGGGCTAAGTACGTTAAAGAATCAACTTATCTCTATGGATAACGCCTTTGATGAACGCAATTGGGGTTATACAAATTTCTCTGCTTTCATTCGTGATATTCAATCCGTTGAAATGTTTCAAGAGAAAGGCAAGACACATTGGCTTGGGCAGCTTAAAAGAAAAGCAGTGAAGCAGGGTAGCCTTTCAGATCTCCAGCCTGCCAATACAGAAACCTATAGACAACTATTACGGACAATGAATTGGCCTTTTGTACCTCGTAGTTTAATCATTAACATTCATGATGCATTGCTCAACACACAACCAATAGAGGTTTCTGACTTAAAGGAAAATTTGTTTCAACTTGTTTCTGTTAAGCATAAGAGCAAGCTAATGATTGGAACAACGGCCAACGATATAAAGAAAGGACTAACAGTCTTATTCAAAGCAAAATTATTTGATGTGACAGCTGACAAGGAGGATGAGAAATACTGGAAATACGTAGGCAAAGCTAACTACCTGAGTGAAATAAACAAGGCGATGATAGTGAGAGTTCAGTCGGCATGCGGAAAAGAACATGTGGCGTTTGATTCAAAACAGCTACAGCCATTACTGTATCCCAAAAGCTAG
- a CDS encoding type I restriction endonuclease subunit R, whose protein sequence is MSSAKELHFQNDIIQQMVAQGWQLGSPAGYNRKLALYEEDLLGFVKDTQEAQWQKYCTLYPQDPERHFLERVANQLDKGAGSSGGHANGTTASNREMRTFGTLGVLRNDLRDRGTRFTLCQFKPEHDLNPDTLKRYQNNRLCVVPELVYSPYATQEHLEETGKKAKAWRIDLVLFVNGLPIATLELKSEFKQAVNNAIKQYKETRLPKDPATNKAEPLLTFKRGAIVHFAVSQYEVYMATQLAGDDTYFLPFNKGTAEGGKGNDVPADPNEYATGYLWNEVLTPDNLLNILARFAHLQIEDKEDWQGKKYKKETLIFPRYHQWDVVNKLVADARDNGPGHKYLIQHSAGSGKSNSIAWTAHQLSSLYDGNGNKRFHSVIVVTDRTVLDDQLQETIYQFEHADGVVGRINNKEGGGSKSDKLAAALENSQPIIIVTIQTFPFVLKAIENSVSLKERNYAVIADEAHSSQSGSTARQLKEVLMVDSKNELEELTSEDFLDATVAARKDSKNLSYFAFTATPKAKTLELFGRLPDPTLPPSDDNKPEAYHVYSMRQAIEEGFILDVLKKYISYKVAYQLAEKARQNDEEVDSKKAKIKLNQWVRLHDYNIAQKVQVIIEHFKANVKGLLGGQAKAMVVTSSRKEAVRYKLAFDKYVAENKYKNIRAMVAFSGEVEFSDKDPNAQALLGEKFTESNMNPDLKKRDLRKAFDSDDYQVMLVANKFQTGFDQPKLCAMYVDKKLGGVECVQTLSRLNRTYPGKAVSGTFVLDFFNDPAEILEAFQPYYQTAELTDVSDPNLVYDLSEKLKAQSIFYSHEVEQFCTAFFIKNKSSAAISNICKPAVERWQKRYLLAIDAYNTAKEMFERSKTTDDAVLIANAENSFKECKQEKDALEIFKKDLGSFVRFYEFMSQIVDYDDKELEKLALFARHLRPMLREKISEEDEIDLGNVTLSHYRLSKIREQDLKLNDDAGEYGLDPSNDVGSAKAKDKQEEYLSIILRRLNDLFITDELTDGDMLHYLQTVADKVGENERVMHQLSNNTPEQAFLGDFPQAVDDAVMGSSDAHQNQMMQYLSSPQVAQGFARVVFDMLINKS, encoded by the coding sequence ATGAGCAGTGCAAAAGAGCTTCATTTTCAGAACGATATCATTCAACAGATGGTTGCTCAGGGTTGGCAGCTTGGCTCACCTGCTGGTTACAATCGTAAACTGGCGTTGTATGAAGAAGATCTGCTGGGGTTTGTGAAAGATACCCAAGAGGCGCAGTGGCAAAAATACTGCACGCTGTATCCGCAAGACCCAGAGCGGCATTTTCTGGAACGCGTCGCTAATCAGCTCGATAAAGGCGCGGGCAGCTCAGGCGGTCACGCCAATGGCACAACCGCCAGCAACCGAGAAATGCGTACTTTTGGCACACTTGGCGTGTTACGTAATGATCTGCGTGATCGCGGCACACGCTTTACTCTATGCCAATTCAAACCCGAACACGATCTAAATCCTGATACATTAAAACGCTATCAAAACAATAGATTGTGTGTTGTTCCTGAACTAGTTTATAGCCCTTATGCCACCCAAGAGCATTTGGAAGAAACCGGTAAAAAAGCCAAAGCATGGCGTATTGATCTGGTGCTGTTCGTTAATGGTTTACCCATCGCAACACTGGAATTGAAATCGGAATTTAAGCAAGCCGTTAACAATGCTATTAAACAGTATAAAGAAACACGCCTCCCCAAAGACCCAGCCACCAACAAAGCCGAACCGCTGCTCACCTTTAAGCGCGGGGCGATTGTGCACTTTGCCGTGAGCCAGTATGAAGTCTATATGGCAACACAATTAGCGGGTGATGATACCTATTTTCTGCCGTTTAACAAAGGTACAGCAGAAGGCGGCAAAGGTAATGATGTACCTGCCGATCCCAATGAATACGCGACCGGTTATCTCTGGAACGAGGTACTAACCCCCGATAATCTGCTGAATATTCTGGCACGTTTTGCGCATCTTCAAATAGAGGATAAAGAGGACTGGCAGGGTAAAAAGTACAAGAAAGAAACCTTAATCTTCCCGCGTTATCACCAATGGGATGTGGTTAATAAACTGGTGGCCGATGCCCGCGACAATGGCCCAGGGCACAAGTACCTGATTCAGCACAGCGCAGGCTCCGGCAAATCCAACTCCATCGCCTGGACGGCACATCAGTTATCATCGCTTTATGACGGTAACGGCAACAAGCGCTTCCACTCGGTGATTGTCGTTACCGACCGCACCGTACTGGACGATCAACTTCAAGAAACCATCTACCAATTTGAACATGCCGACGGCGTGGTAGGGCGCATCAATAACAAAGAAGGCGGGGGTTCTAAATCAGATAAGCTGGCGGCAGCATTAGAGAACTCGCAACCGATTATTATTGTGACGATTCAGACGTTTCCCTTTGTGCTTAAAGCGATTGAAAACAGCGTGAGTCTTAAAGAACGAAACTATGCGGTGATTGCCGATGAAGCGCATTCGTCCCAGTCGGGTTCTACAGCACGCCAACTTAAAGAAGTGCTGATGGTGGATAGCAAAAATGAGCTTGAAGAACTCACCTCCGAAGATTTTTTGGATGCGACCGTTGCCGCGCGTAAAGATTCAAAAAACCTCAGTTACTTTGCGTTTACGGCTACGCCAAAAGCCAAAACATTAGAGTTGTTTGGTCGCCTGCCAGACCCAACATTACCCCCCTCAGATGACAACAAGCCCGAAGCCTACCATGTTTACAGCATGCGCCAAGCGATTGAGGAAGGCTTTATTCTTGATGTGCTTAAAAAATACATCAGCTATAAAGTAGCGTACCAGCTGGCAGAAAAAGCGCGGCAAAACGATGAAGAAGTCGACAGTAAAAAGGCCAAAATTAAGCTGAATCAGTGGGTGCGCCTGCACGATTACAATATCGCGCAAAAGGTGCAGGTGATCATTGAGCATTTCAAAGCCAATGTTAAGGGCTTGCTCGGCGGCCAAGCCAAAGCGATGGTCGTGACCAGCTCCCGTAAAGAAGCGGTGCGTTATAAGCTGGCGTTTGATAAATATGTAGCCGAGAATAAATACAAAAATATCCGAGCGATGGTCGCGTTTTCGGGCGAAGTAGAGTTCTCAGATAAAGATCCAAATGCTCAAGCGTTATTAGGTGAAAAATTCACCGAATCAAATATGAATCCCGACTTGAAGAAACGGGATTTGCGTAAAGCATTCGATTCAGATGATTATCAAGTGATGTTGGTCGCCAATAAATTCCAAACAGGGTTTGATCAACCAAAACTCTGCGCCATGTATGTCGATAAAAAATTAGGTGGCGTGGAGTGTGTGCAAACGCTCTCTCGCTTGAATCGTACTTATCCGGGCAAAGCCGTATCCGGTACGTTTGTGCTGGATTTCTTCAATGATCCAGCAGAGATATTAGAAGCGTTTCAACCTTACTATCAGACCGCCGAACTAACAGACGTATCTGACCCAAACCTCGTTTACGACCTGTCTGAAAAGCTAAAAGCGCAGAGTATTTTTTATTCTCATGAAGTAGAGCAGTTCTGTACTGCATTTTTTATTAAGAACAAAAGCAGTGCAGCTATCAGCAATATTTGTAAACCCGCCGTAGAGCGGTGGCAAAAGCGTTACCTATTAGCTATCGATGCTTACAACACGGCAAAAGAGATGTTCGAACGCAGCAAGACCACCGATGATGCGGTGTTGATTGCCAATGCAGAGAACAGTTTTAAGGAATGTAAGCAGGAAAAAGATGCATTAGAGATCTTTAAAAAGGATCTCGGCAGCTTTGTGCGTTTCTATGAGTTTATGTCCCAGATCGTTGATTATGATGACAAGGAGCTGGAAAAACTGGCGTTGTTTGCACGACACTTACGCCCTATGCTGCGCGAGAAAATATCCGAAGAAGACGAGATAGATCTGGGCAATGTGACGTTAAGCCATTACCGTTTATCCAAGATTCGTGAACAGGATCTAAAGCTAAATGATGATGCCGGTGAATACGGTTTAGACCCGAGCAATGATGTTGGATCAGCTAAGGCCAAGGATAAGCAAGAAGAATACCTCTCCATCATCCTGCGACGCCTGAATGATCTGTTTATCACAGACGAACTAACCGATGGCGACATGCTGCATTACCTACAAACGGTAGCGGATAAAGTAGGGGAGAATGAAAGGGTGATGCACCAGCTAAGTAACAATACACCTGAACAAGCCTTTTTGGGCGATTTCCCTCAGGCCGTTGATGATGCGGTTATGGGTAGCTCCGATGCACATCAAAACCAGATGATGCAATATCTCAGTAGCCCGCAAGTAGCCCAAGGCTTTGCACGGGTAGTGTTTGATATGTTGATTAATAAGTCATAA
- a CDS encoding DUF4145 domain-containing protein, translated as MNTDIWTSISSFIDATKYPSLPCPYCKSGEVALDLASLETRPLPDKYKEMASRHYEDQKKVQADRIAIKGVSVIAAFDEHPLLGIIFGACAISEELKEDIRTVGQCISFFECKQCKGGISGIGLAKIHQRKAVNEEQKPTQVKFEYFTPTIPMMDVSPNVPSNIKSELFDSFKHFHFDPPSAASKLRRAIEGFCKVEGAEGSNLQRQINSLKSISSEEVEYLGALKLVGNEGTHSDGVDEQDLLQAYTVFEYVLELYDRRARYQATLPDFKQITSKFNKTKPQLENNNLKL; from the coding sequence ATGAATACTGATATATGGACATCAATCAGCAGTTTTATTGACGCAACTAAATACCCAAGCCTACCATGCCCTTATTGCAAAAGCGGAGAGGTTGCGCTTGATCTAGCATCGCTTGAAACTAGACCTTTACCCGACAAGTATAAAGAAATGGCGAGTCGACACTACGAAGATCAAAAAAAGGTACAGGCAGATCGCATTGCAATAAAAGGAGTGTCAGTTATAGCTGCTTTTGATGAGCATCCCCTGTTGGGAATTATTTTTGGTGCTTGTGCTATTAGTGAAGAGTTAAAAGAGGACATTAGAACAGTCGGCCAATGTATTAGTTTCTTTGAGTGCAAGCAATGCAAAGGAGGGATTTCTGGTATAGGTTTAGCAAAAATTCACCAGCGTAAAGCTGTCAATGAAGAGCAGAAACCTACCCAGGTTAAGTTTGAATATTTTACTCCAACGATCCCGATGATGGATGTATCTCCAAATGTACCAAGTAATATTAAAAGCGAACTTTTTGACTCGTTTAAGCACTTTCATTTTGATCCACCTTCTGCGGCTTCCAAATTAAGACGAGCAATCGAAGGGTTTTGTAAGGTAGAAGGGGCTGAGGGGAGTAATTTACAACGCCAAATTAACTCTCTTAAATCGATCAGCTCCGAAGAAGTTGAATATCTCGGAGCGTTAAAGCTTGTTGGAAATGAGGGTACTCATTCCGATGGTGTTGATGAGCAGGATCTGTTGCAAGCCTATACAGTGTTCGAATATGTATTGGAACTTTACGATAGAAGGGCTAGGTATCAAGCAACACTGCCAGACTTTAAGCAAATAACTTCGAAATTTAATAAAACGAAACCACAGCTTGAAAACAATAATTTAAAACTGTAG
- a CDS encoding DUF5655 domain-containing protein — protein sequence MSDIKLFSIGAGEISELAGSSALLEKDLQNLIESQLETFLGVRFLASEYSTGKTHKGRIDSLGLDENNCPVIIEYKRNSNENVINQGLFYLDWLHDHQAEFQLLVMKKLDKEVTESIEWSGTRLICIAADFNRYDEHAVQQINRNIELMRYKYFGDDLLLLELVNAQSVSNISTSKEKQEIIATNSQLTGKASTRTDTHQDRFNQASPQLIGLYNEICDYALSLGDEVQRKELKFYTAFKRIKNFVSVQVWAPVRDPSLRLYLKLDPDSVELKAGFISDVRDKGHWGTGDLEIIIKSVVDFETAKLLIKKSYLSS from the coding sequence ATGAGCGATATCAAACTCTTTTCAATTGGCGCAGGCGAGATCAGCGAACTAGCAGGCAGCAGCGCATTGCTTGAAAAAGACCTGCAAAACCTTATCGAGAGCCAGCTAGAAACTTTTCTGGGTGTGCGTTTTCTTGCCAGCGAATACAGCACGGGTAAAACTCATAAGGGGCGTATCGATTCTTTGGGTTTAGATGAGAATAACTGCCCCGTGATTATCGAGTACAAACGCAACAGCAACGAGAACGTAATCAACCAAGGGTTGTTTTATCTCGACTGGCTGCACGATCATCAAGCGGAGTTCCAGCTGTTAGTGATGAAAAAGCTGGATAAGGAGGTAACCGAATCGATTGAATGGAGCGGTACACGATTGATCTGTATCGCTGCTGATTTTAACCGTTATGACGAACACGCCGTACAACAGATCAACCGCAATATAGAACTGATGCGTTATAAGTACTTTGGCGATGATTTGCTGTTATTGGAACTGGTAAATGCGCAGTCAGTCTCAAATATTTCTACTTCAAAAGAAAAACAAGAAATCATTGCAACAAATAGCCAGCTCACGGGAAAAGCCTCCACTCGAACCGATACACATCAAGATCGGTTCAATCAAGCATCTCCTCAATTGATAGGTCTATACAACGAAATTTGTGATTACGCACTGAGCCTGGGAGATGAAGTTCAACGCAAAGAACTAAAATTCTATACTGCTTTCAAGAGGATTAAGAACTTTGTTAGCGTACAGGTTTGGGCTCCCGTTCGAGATCCGTCTTTAAGACTTTACCTGAAACTAGATCCTGACTCAGTAGAGTTGAAAGCTGGGTTTATTAGTGATGTACGGGATAAAGGGCACTGGGGAACGGGAGATTTAGAAATCATTATCAAAAGTGTGGTTGATTTTGAAACAGCTAAACTATTGATTAAAAAAAGTTATCTATCGAGTTAG
- a CDS encoding restriction endonuclease subunit S yields the protein MSKYQAYSEYKDSGEEWLGMVPKNWDVIQIKHLSTVRRGASPRPIDDTKYFDDSGEYAWTRIADVTASDVYLTKAPQRLSALGSSLSVKLEPGSLFLSIAGSVGKPCITRIKACIHDGFVYFPELKIPSKFLFYVFAGEQAYKGLGKFGTQLNLNTDTVGGIKIGCTENRQLQQIVNFLDHETAKIDTLIEKQQQLIKLLKEKRQAVISHAVTKGLNPDAPIKDSGVEWLGEVPEHWVVAQLKFNTLEMQTGPFGSQLHAEDYVVDGIPLINPAHMIDGKIIPDQRVTVDNETHERLKRHKLSQGEIIFARRGELGRCAIVTKNEEDWLCGTGSLKAKLNARLIPKYSYLLITSDGVISELSLESKGSTMDNLNTETLGRVRLPVPPVTEQNAILKYVATVSGKYKSLISNAEAAIGLMKERRTALISAAVTGKIDVRGFQIESSNTSMEATA from the coding sequence ATGAGCAAATATCAAGCTTATTCTGAATATAAAGATTCGGGAGAGGAGTGGTTGGGAATGGTTCCTAAAAATTGGGATGTAATACAGATAAAGCACCTGAGTACAGTTCGCCGAGGGGCGTCACCTCGACCAATCGATGATACTAAGTATTTTGATGATTCCGGCGAATATGCATGGACTAGAATTGCTGATGTTACAGCTTCTGATGTTTATCTAACAAAAGCACCTCAACGATTATCAGCGCTCGGCAGCTCCTTAAGTGTAAAGCTAGAGCCGGGATCACTTTTTCTTAGTATCGCAGGGAGTGTAGGTAAACCATGTATTACGCGCATAAAGGCATGTATTCACGATGGTTTTGTGTATTTTCCTGAATTGAAAATCCCAAGCAAATTTTTATTTTATGTGTTTGCTGGTGAACAAGCATACAAAGGCTTGGGGAAGTTTGGCACGCAATTGAATCTTAATACCGACACAGTAGGCGGAATAAAAATCGGATGTACGGAAAATAGGCAGTTGCAGCAAATCGTCAACTTCCTCGACCACGAAACCGCTAAAATCGATACCCTAATCGAAAAGCAGCAACAATTGATCAAACTACTCAAAGAAAAGCGTCAGGCAGTCATCAGCCATGCCGTCACCAAAGGACTAAACCCCGATGCACCGATAAAAGATTCGGGTGTTGAGTGGCTGGGAGAAGTTCCTGAGCATTGGGTGGTTGCTCAATTGAAGTTTAATACCCTAGAAATGCAAACGGGGCCTTTTGGAAGTCAGCTACACGCTGAAGATTACGTGGTAGATGGCATTCCTCTGATAAATCCAGCACATATGATTGACGGCAAAATTATCCCTGATCAAAGGGTGACTGTTGATAATGAAACTCATGAAAGACTAAAACGACATAAGTTATCACAAGGTGAAATTATATTTGCCAGAAGGGGTGAGCTAGGGCGATGCGCTATTGTAACCAAAAATGAAGAAGACTGGCTTTGCGGCACTGGTAGTTTAAAAGCAAAACTCAATGCTCGATTAATTCCAAAATACTCCTATCTATTAATTACATCCGACGGCGTTATATCGGAGCTGTCTCTTGAGTCTAAAGGTTCAACCATGGATAACCTTAATACTGAAACATTAGGGCGAGTCCGACTTCCTGTGCCGCCAGTCACAGAACAAAATGCAATTTTAAAATATGTAGCGACAGTGTCAGGTAAATATAAGTCATTAATTAGCAATGCTGAGGCCGCAATTGGATTAATGAAAGAGCGCCGCACAGCTCTAATCTCCGCCGCTGTCACAGGTAAAATAGACGTTCGAGGATTCCAAATAGAATCATCAAACACCAGCATGGAAGCTACGGCATGA
- a CDS encoding type I restriction-modification system subunit M: MDNFSQTAAFIWSVADLLRGDFKQSQYGRVILPFTLLRRLECVLEADKQAVLDANDKIKAMNLPEEAAEKLVLRATEQNFYNTSLMSLSTLGESGIKDNLENYVQCFSNDAREIFEHFKFDEFVGLLSDANLLYKVVQKFANTDLSPEAISNHEMGLVFEELIRRFAESSNETAGEHFTPRDIVRLTTSLVFMEDDDALTKDGIIRTIYDPTAGTGGFLSSGMEYVHELNPNAVMRAFGQELNPESYAICKADMLIKGQDVSRIKLGNTLSNDQLYADKFDYMLSNPPFGVDWKKVEQEIKDENTLKGYDGRFGPGLPRVSDGSLLFLMHLMSKLRDTSISTSFNAEGVQEGGGRIGIILNGSPLFTGGAGSGESEIRRYILEADLLEAIVALPNDMFYNTGIATYVWILSNKKTAERKGKVQLINGADLCGKMRKSLGSKRNLMSEEDIATITRCFGQFEAVDTLTLDKPADAKSSRGRQAAEPKAVATKTFASKIFDTTDFGYRRITIERPLRLSIQLNNERLDELRFAPKPFNAVMKWAYEQYGQQWSHDNKNENYGDLSNVATEVRAYIKANVSELKEKQIKDLLDSKLWITQRNLRHKAYVLQGGLAALMGGNSIIDNPCDDFNLFEVELKLAIKQTDVALDTKEKKQLLDAISWKNSAAERVIRRTSTTKGESQYGIYPLNGKYVEYKADGDLRDNENVPLDPTRPTTESIEAYFHKEVAPHVPDAWIDANKRDAQDDEIGIVGYEIPFNRHFYVYQPPRDLAEIDADLDKVSAEIMGLLREVHS; the protein is encoded by the coding sequence ATGGACAACTTCTCTCAAACGGCTGCATTTATCTGGTCGGTAGCTGATCTTCTTCGCGGTGATTTTAAGCAAAGCCAGTATGGCCGAGTGATCCTGCCTTTTACGTTGTTGCGCCGTCTTGAGTGCGTATTAGAAGCAGACAAGCAAGCCGTTCTGGATGCCAACGACAAGATTAAAGCAATGAACTTGCCTGAAGAGGCAGCAGAGAAGTTAGTGTTACGCGCAACCGAGCAAAACTTTTACAACACCTCGCTTATGTCGCTTTCTACGCTGGGTGAATCGGGTATTAAAGATAATCTCGAAAATTACGTCCAGTGTTTCTCTAACGATGCTCGTGAGATTTTTGAGCACTTTAAGTTTGACGAGTTTGTTGGGTTATTAAGCGATGCCAACTTGCTTTATAAAGTGGTTCAGAAATTTGCCAATACAGACCTCAGCCCTGAAGCGATCTCAAATCATGAGATGGGGCTGGTGTTTGAAGAACTGATCCGCCGCTTTGCTGAAAGCTCCAACGAAACAGCCGGAGAACACTTTACCCCACGCGATATCGTACGTTTAACCACCTCGCTGGTCTTTATGGAAGATGATGACGCTCTCACCAAAGATGGCATCATTCGCACTATTTACGACCCAACGGCAGGAACAGGCGGGTTTCTCTCCAGTGGTATGGAGTACGTGCACGAGCTAAACCCCAATGCCGTGATGCGTGCATTTGGTCAGGAGTTAAACCCCGAATCTTACGCCATTTGTAAAGCCGATATGCTGATCAAGGGGCAGGATGTATCGCGCATTAAGCTGGGTAATACACTCTCTAATGATCAGCTCTACGCCGATAAGTTCGACTATATGCTCTCTAACCCCCCGTTTGGTGTGGATTGGAAAAAAGTAGAGCAAGAGATTAAAGATGAAAACACCCTCAAGGGGTACGATGGCCGCTTTGGCCCAGGTTTACCGCGTGTATCGGATGGCTCGTTACTGTTTTTGATGCATCTGATGAGCAAGCTACGTGACACTTCAATTAGTACGTCTTTCAATGCCGAAGGCGTTCAGGAAGGCGGTGGCCGCATCGGCATTATCCTCAATGGCTCACCACTGTTTACCGGAGGCGCAGGCAGCGGCGAGAGCGAGATCCGCCGCTATATTCTGGAAGCCGACCTACTCGAAGCGATCGTCGCGCTGCCTAATGACATGTTCTACAACACCGGCATTGCCACCTATGTATGGATTCTGTCCAACAAGAAAACCGCCGAGCGTAAGGGTAAAGTACAGCTGATTAACGGCGCTGACTTGTGCGGTAAAATGCGCAAGTCGCTGGGCTCTAAGCGTAATCTTATGTCGGAAGAGGATATCGCCACCATTACCCGCTGTTTTGGTCAGTTTGAAGCGGTGGACACCCTCACGCTGGATAAACCGGCGGATGCCAAAAGCAGCCGTGGACGCCAAGCAGCGGAGCCAAAAGCGGTTGCTACTAAAACCTTTGCCAGCAAGATTTTTGACACCACCGATTTTGGCTATCGACGTATCACCATCGAGCGCCCGTTACGCCTGTCGATTCAGCTAAATAATGAACGCCTAGACGAACTACGCTTCGCACCCAAACCGTTTAATGCCGTGATGAAATGGGCTTATGAGCAATATGGCCAGCAGTGGAGCCACGATAACAAGAATGAGAACTACGGTGATCTGAGCAACGTCGCCACTGAAGTACGCGCTTACATCAAAGCCAACGTTAGCGAGCTAAAAGAGAAACAGATTAAAGACCTGCTCGACAGCAAGCTCTGGATTACCCAGCGCAATCTGCGCCATAAAGCCTACGTGTTACAGGGCGGGCTAGCAGCATTAATGGGCGGCAACAGCATTATTGATAACCCTTGCGATGACTTTAATCTGTTTGAAGTAGAGCTAAAACTCGCCATTAAACAAACAGACGTGGCGCTGGATACCAAAGAGAAAAAGCAGCTCTTAGATGCCATTAGCTGGAAAAACTCAGCAGCAGAACGCGTAATCCGCCGCACCTCCACAACAAAAGGTGAATCGCAATACGGCATCTATCCGCTCAACGGCAAGTATGTAGAATACAAAGCCGATGGCGACCTACGCGACAACGAAAACGTACCGCTAGACCCAACACGGCCTACAACAGAAAGCATCGAAGCGTACTTTCACAAAGAAGTCGCACCCCACGTACCCGATGCGTGGATAGATGCCAACAAACGCGATGCGCAAGATGACGAGATCGGTATTGTCGGTTACGAGATCCCGTTTAACCGCCATTTTTACGTATACCAACCACCGCGTGACCTAGCAGAAATTGATGCAGATTTGGATAAGGTTAGCGCGGAGATAATGGGCTTGTTACGGGAGGTTCACTCATGA